Proteins co-encoded in one Mastacembelus armatus chromosome 24, fMasArm1.2, whole genome shotgun sequence genomic window:
- the LOC113137534 gene encoding trace amine-associated receptor 1-like, which translates to MSVNRTSITNIPLCFETDLLYALTNTRYILCMLLNIFLGILSIITVCGNLLVIISITYFKQLHTPTNSLVLSLAVADLLVGVLVFPLTIKFSTSSCHYHYDLFCKVQSSFAVSLCTSSILNLCCISIDRYHAVCQPLTYRAKINDHVIVTMILVSWGVAVLIGISLLIAGLHQKICVKPCLTFVVVANIMGLLFAFYLPMIVMLCIYLKIFLVAQRQARSIQNTMSGATVNKMERKATKTLAIVMGVFLMCWFPYFLCTTIRAFSKVTMSVVLFEVLSWVALSNSLINPFIYAFFYSWFRAAFRMIISGKIIQGDFTNSKLSYTLMC; encoded by the coding sequence ATGAGTGTCAACAGGACATCTATTACTAATATACCTCTATGCTTTGAAACAGATCTCCTTTATGCACTGACAAATACCCGTTATATATTATGTATGTTACTTAATATTTTCCTTGGCATTTTATCCATTATAACTGTATGTGGAAATCTCCTGGTAATAATCTCCATAACTTACTTCAAACAGCTCCACACTCCTACAaactctcttgttctctctttgGCTGTGGCTGACCTGCTCGTTGGTGTTCTAGTTTTTCCTCTCACTATAAAATTCTCTACAAGCTCATGTCATTACcattatgatttattttgtaaagtACAGAGTAGCTTTGCTGTATCACTCTGCACATCTTCAATTCTGAACTTGTGCTGTATTTCTATTGACAGATATCATGCAGTGTGTCAGCCTCTGACATATAGAGCTAAGATAAACGATCACGTTATTGTGACAATGATCTTAGTGAGCTGGGGTGTTGCTGTCCTAATTGGAATTAGCTTATTGATTGCAGGTTTACACCAAAAAATATGTGTCAAACCTTGTTTAACTTTTGTTGTTGTAGCAAACATTATGGGGCTTCTTTTTGCCTTTTACCTCCCAATGATTGTAATGTTGTGTATCTACCTAAAGATTTTCCTTGTTGCACAGAGACAGGCACGCAGCATCCAGAACACAATGTCTGGTGCTACTGTCAataagatggagagaaaagccACCAAAACTCTGGCCATTGTTATGGGAGTTTTTTTGATGTGCTGGtttccttattttctttgtaCCACTATTCGTGCTTTCAGCAAAGTTACAAtgtcagttgttttgtttgaagtgcTTAGCTGGGTTGCACTGTCAAATTCATTGATTAATCCATTTATCTATGCTTTCTTTTACAGCTGGTTCAGAGCGGCTTTCAGAATGATCATTTCTGGGAAAATAATTCAAGGTGATTTTACAAACTCAAAACTTAGTTACACTTTGATGTGCTGA
- the LOC113137306 gene encoding trace amine-associated receptor 1-like: MSFNGTSITNIPLCFETDLFYALTSSRSILCMLLNIFFGSLSVVTVCGNLLVIISITYFKQLHTPTNSLVLSLAVTDLLVGVLVFPLTIKFSTSSCYYHYNLFCKVRASFDVSLCTSSILNLCCISIDRYHAVCQPLTYRTKINDHVIVTMILVNWSVAVLVGISLLIARLHQIICIKPCLTFVVVANIMGLLFAFYLPMIVMLCIYLKILLVALRQARSIQNTKSRATVSKMERKATKTLAIVMGVFLMCWFPYFLCTTIRAFSKVTVPDVWLEALGWVALSNSTINPFIYAFFYSWFRSAFRMIMSGKIIQGDFTNSKLL; the protein is encoded by the coding sequence atgagTTTTAACGGGACTTCTATTACTAACATACCTCTCTGCTTTGAAACAGATCTCTTTTATGCACTAACAAGTTCCCGGTCCATATTATGCATGttacttaatattttttttggttctttATCTGTTGTAACTGTATGTGGAAATCTCCTGGTAATAATCTCCATAACTTACTTCAAACAGCTCCACACTCCTACAaactctcttgttctctctctggctgtgacTGACCTGCTCGTTGGTGTTCTAGTTTTTCCTCTCACTATAAAATTCTCTACAAGCTCATGTTATTAccattataatttattttgtaaagtaCGGGCCAGCTTTGATGTATCACTGTGCACATCTTCTATTCTGAACTTGTGCTGTATTTCTATTGACAGATATCATGCAGTGTGTCAGCCACTGACATATAGAACTAAGATAAACGATCATGTTATTGTGACAATGATTTTAGTTAACTGGAGTGTTGCTGTCCTAGTTGGAATTAGCTTATTGATTGCAAGATTACATCAGATAATATGTATTAAACCTTGTTTAACTTTTGTTGTTGTAGCAAACATTATGGGACTTCTTTTTGCCTTTTACCTCCCAATGATTGTAATGTTGTGTATCTACCTAAAGATTCTCCTTGTTGCACTGAGACAGGCACGCAGCATCCAGAACACAAAGTCTAGAGCTACTGTCAGtaaaatggagagaaaagccACCAAAACTCTGGCCATTGTTATGGGAGTTTTTTTGATGTGCTGGtttccttattttctttgtaCCACTATTCGTGCTTTCAGCAAAGTTACAGTGCCAGATGTTTGGCTGGAAGCACTTGGATGGGTTGCACTGTCAAATTCAACAATCAATCCATTTATCTATGCTTTCTTTTACAGCTGGTTCAGATCAGCTTTCAGAATGATCATGTCTGGAAAAATAATTCAAGGTGATTTTACAAACTCAAAACTGCTCTGA